ATACGAAAGGAGCAAGCATTGAAAAGAACATTATCACATACGGTATGGGAGTGCAAATACCACATTGTTTGGGTTCCTAAAAGACGACGCAAGATCGTGTATGGTAAACTGCGCAAGGAACTGGGCACGATCTTGAGAAGGTTGTGCAAATTCAAAGGCGTAGAAGTGATCGAAGGAACGTTATGTATCGACCACATCCATGTGTGCGTAGCCATTCCGCCCAAGTATTCAGTATCGACGATAGTGGGGTATTTGAAAGGCAAA
This sequence is a window from Deltaproteobacteria bacterium. Protein-coding genes within it:
- the tnpA gene encoding IS200/IS605 family transposase gives rise to the protein MGLFPIPKIRKEQALKRTLSHTVWECKYHIVWVPKRRRKIVYGKLRKELGTILRRLCKFKGVEVIEGTLCIDHIHVCVAIPPKYSVSTIVGYLKGKSAMIVFEKYSRLKRNFRGHSFWARGYYVSTVGLDEAKIRNYIKNQDLNETIEDRYDTDLSDPFKGASIDCEKTDE